The following proteins are encoded in a genomic region of Haloarcula marina:
- a CDS encoding 30S ribosomal protein S12, with translation MANGKYAARKLKKDRQKHRWSDSDYARRERGLGKKSDPLEGAPQGRGIVLEKVGIEAKQPNSAIRKCVRVQLIKNGKQVTAFCPGDGAISFIDEHDEVTIAGIGGAKGRAMGDLSGVNYKVEKVNGVSMIELVRGNAEKPVR, from the coding sequence ATGGCAAACGGCAAATACGCCGCGCGCAAGCTCAAGAAGGACCGCCAGAAGCACCGGTGGTCCGACTCTGACTACGCGCGCCGCGAACGCGGGCTGGGCAAGAAGTCCGACCCGCTGGAGGGCGCGCCGCAGGGTCGAGGTATCGTCTTAGAGAAGGTGGGCATCGAAGCAAAGCAGCCCAACTCCGCGATTCGAAAGTGCGTTCGCGTCCAACTCATCAAGAACGGCAAACAGGTCACCGCGTTCTGTCCCGGTGACGGCGCTATCTCTTTCATCGACGAACACGACGAGGTCACCATCGCCGGTATCGGTGGTGCGAAGGGTCGCGCGATGGGCGACCTCTCCGGTGTCAACTACAAAGTGGAGAAGGTCAACGGCGTCTCCATGATCGAACTGGTCCGCGGCAACGCCGAAAAACCGGTCCGATAA